Proteins encoded together in one Thermophilibacter immobilis window:
- a CDS encoding heavy metal translocating P-type ATPase, with amino-acid sequence MQKWLMKNRNRLTAATGILIVLAFAAKWLFKSETAESGLLLAASLIGGFPIAASAWQALKVKVISIDLLVTLAILGAFVIQEFEESAIVAFLFLFGAYLEQKTLAKTRSAIKELVEMVPETALRQTADGDFEEVDLDDLDEGDILLVKTGGKIPVDGEVVSGSGTANEASITGESMPLGKKPGDPVYAGTILENGTIRIKAEKVGDETTFGKIIELVEEAQDSKSQAERLIDRFSKYYTPVVLLLAIIVGLISQDLELAVTILVLGCPGALVIGVPVSNVAGIGNGAKQGILFKGSEVITKFSKVDTIMFDKTGTLTYGDPRVSQVKKYGQGQLAEQLLVSVEKESAHPLAKAITGYYEDLEAKEVEASQVLQGGGIVAQVAGQQVLVGNRYLLDQYHVPVTKEMERDMEELASAGNSLVLVAVNGQLELALGLKDEIRAGVKEDLAALKKLGVKNLLLLSGDNQKTVDLVAEELGLTEAYGQLLPEDKAEFVKKRQAAGEIVAFVGDGINDSPSLARADIGIAMGSGTDVAIETSNVVLMNGSFDRIPRALALAKATRRNMIENITIALAVVAVLLVSVLASSWMNMAIGMFVHEGSILVVILNAMRLLAYRSKLQKSRKLIENNFSQAAGPYTKGIESIQ; translated from the coding sequence ATGCAAAAATGGTTAATGAAAAATCGCAACCGGCTGACGGCCGCTACGGGCATCTTAATCGTCCTGGCCTTTGCCGCAAAATGGTTATTTAAAAGTGAAACAGCAGAGTCCGGCCTGCTCCTGGCCGCCTCCCTCATCGGCGGCTTCCCGATCGCCGCATCCGCTTGGCAGGCCCTGAAAGTCAAAGTCATCAGTATCGACTTGCTGGTGACCCTGGCCATCTTAGGTGCCTTCGTCATCCAGGAATTCGAAGAATCCGCCATCGTGGCCTTCCTCTTCTTGTTTGGGGCTTACCTTGAACAAAAGACCCTGGCCAAGACCCGGTCAGCCATCAAGGAACTGGTGGAGATGGTGCCAGAAACCGCCCTCCGGCAGACGGCAGACGGCGACTTTGAAGAAGTTGACTTAGACGACCTGGACGAAGGGGACATCCTTTTGGTCAAGACCGGCGGCAAGATCCCGGTTGACGGGGAAGTCGTCTCCGGTTCCGGGACGGCCAACGAAGCCAGCATTACCGGTGAATCCATGCCTTTAGGCAAAAAGCCCGGCGACCCGGTCTATGCCGGTACTATTTTGGAAAACGGGACCATCCGGATCAAGGCGGAAAAAGTCGGGGATGAGACGACTTTTGGCAAGATCATCGAACTGGTCGAAGAAGCCCAGGACTCCAAGTCCCAGGCTGAGCGTCTAATTGACCGCTTCTCCAAGTACTACACCCCAGTCGTCCTGCTCCTGGCCATTATTGTTGGCCTCATCAGCCAAGACCTGGAACTGGCTGTAACCATCCTGGTTCTCGGCTGCCCGGGTGCCTTGGTTATCGGGGTTCCGGTCTCCAACGTGGCCGGAATCGGCAATGGGGCCAAGCAGGGGATCCTTTTTAAAGGCAGTGAAGTCATCACCAAGTTCAGCAAGGTCGACACGATCATGTTCGACAAGACCGGGACCTTGACTTACGGCGACCCCCGGGTCAGCCAGGTGAAAAAGTACGGCCAGGGCCAGCTGGCTGAACAGCTTTTGGTCAGCGTGGAAAAAGAATCTGCCCACCCTTTGGCGAAAGCCATCACTGGCTACTATGAAGACCTGGAAGCTAAAGAAGTTGAAGCTTCCCAGGTCCTCCAGGGCGGCGGGATCGTTGCTCAAGTAGCTGGCCAGCAGGTCCTGGTCGGCAACCGCTACCTGCTTGACCAGTACCATGTCCCAGTCACAAAAGAAATGGAAAGGGACATGGAAGAGCTGGCAAGTGCTGGTAATTCCCTGGTTCTGGTGGCTGTTAACGGGCAGCTGGAACTTGCTTTAGGCTTAAAGGATGAGATCCGGGCCGGGGTCAAGGAAGACCTGGCTGCTTTAAAGAAGCTGGGCGTCAAGAACCTGCTCCTCTTGTCCGGTGACAACCAGAAGACGGTTGACCTGGTAGCGGAAGAACTGGGCCTCACTGAGGCATATGGCCAGCTTTTGCCAGAAGACAAGGCCGAATTTGTCAAAAAGCGGCAGGCAGCCGGTGAAATCGTGGCCTTTGTCGGCGACGGGATCAACGACAGTCCGTCACTGGCCCGGGCAGACATCGGGATTGCCATGGGCAGCGGGACTGACGTGGCAATTGAGACTTCAAACGTGGTCCTCATGAACGGCAGCTTTGACCGGATTCCGCGGGCCCTGGCCCTGGCTAAGGCCACCCGGCGGAACATGATTGAGAACATCACCATCGCCCTGGCTGTCGTAGCCGTCCTGCTGGTCAGCGTGTTAGCCAGCTCATGGATGAACATGGCCATCGGGATGTTTGTCCACGAAGGCAGTATCCTGGTTGTAATCTTAAACGCCATGCGCCTTCTGGCCTACCGGTCAAAATTACAAAAATCGCGAAAGTTGATAGAAAACAATTTTTCGCAAGCAGCAGGCCCGTATACTAAGGGCATCGAAAGTATCCAATAG
- a CDS encoding IS3 family transposase, which produces MYTKGEREGTLWEFHRSGMSVAEACRRLPLFPNEWNLRRWLRMEEAGELAAREMPERASRMHCAHGEGSPAYRRARPRPGPAARARTEGRGPDLAGTEGREGQTDWRDWGADLPEDPAERARVAEARLAEALAVLDVLKAPGPGSLTSEERYLAGQAAREASPAVRLADVCETPSIPKSTYLSQRARLSRPDPEAALRARVRASFEASGGAFGSESVWADLRRGEGEPVSWRGLAEGDMATPVVVSEKVVRRVMREEGLVPRKAAQVRRRARCSSYAGERGERPANLPLREDGAHDFHAAEPGLLCVTDVTEFRLGGFKAYLSAAVDCFDGWPVCWRVSPHPDAGPALGTLGDLVAAVRPTEGRPLVLHSDGGAVYMTDEWAAACAAGHAARSMSRKARSPDNARCEGFFGTLKSDFFHGTDWRGVTFAEFRERLGAHVEWHGGGKPKKALGWRTLREHRAALGYAA; this is translated from the coding sequence ATGTATACCAAAGGGGAGCGCGAGGGGACACTCTGGGAGTTCCACCGTAGCGGGATGAGCGTGGCGGAGGCCTGCCGCAGGCTCCCGCTGTTCCCCAACGAGTGGAACCTGAGACGGTGGCTGCGCATGGAGGAGGCGGGGGAGCTCGCCGCCCGCGAGATGCCCGAACGGGCCTCCCGCATGCACTGCGCCCACGGCGAGGGCAGCCCCGCGTACCGGAGGGCGCGCCCCCGCCCCGGGCCCGCGGCACGCGCGCGCACGGAGGGAAGGGGGCCCGACTTGGCCGGCACCGAGGGGCGCGAGGGGCAGACCGACTGGCGCGACTGGGGCGCCGACCTGCCGGAGGACCCGGCCGAGCGGGCGAGGGTGGCCGAGGCCAGGCTCGCCGAGGCCCTGGCGGTGTTGGACGTCCTAAAAGCACCCGGCCCTGGCTCTTTGACCAGCGAGGAGAGGTACCTCGCGGGCCAGGCGGCCAGGGAGGCGAGCCCGGCGGTGAGGCTCGCTGACGTCTGCGAGACGCCCTCCATACCCAAGAGCACCTACCTCTCGCAGCGGGCGAGGCTGTCGCGGCCCGACCCCGAGGCGGCCCTCAGGGCGCGCGTCCGCGCCTCCTTCGAGGCGTCCGGCGGCGCCTTCGGCTCCGAGAGCGTGTGGGCCGACCTCAGGCGCGGGGAGGGCGAGCCGGTCTCCTGGCGCGGCCTCGCGGAGGGCGACATGGCCACGCCGGTCGTCGTCTCCGAGAAGGTGGTGCGCCGGGTGATGCGCGAGGAGGGCCTCGTGCCCCGCAAGGCGGCCCAGGTGCGACGGAGGGCGAGGTGCAGCAGCTACGCCGGGGAGCGCGGCGAGAGGCCGGCCAACCTGCCCCTCCGCGAGGACGGGGCGCACGACTTCCACGCCGCCGAGCCCGGCCTGCTCTGCGTCACCGACGTCACCGAGTTCCGGCTGGGCGGCTTCAAGGCCTACCTCAGCGCGGCCGTCGACTGCTTCGACGGCTGGCCGGTGTGCTGGAGGGTGTCCCCGCACCCCGACGCGGGGCCGGCGCTCGGCACGCTCGGGGACCTGGTCGCCGCCGTGCGCCCGACGGAGGGGAGGCCGCTGGTCCTGCACAGCGACGGGGGCGCGGTGTACATGACCGACGAGTGGGCGGCGGCGTGCGCCGCCGGCCACGCGGCGCGCTCGATGTCGCGCAAGGCCAGGAGCCCGGACAACGCGAGGTGCGAGGGGTTCTTCGGCACCCTCAAGAGCGACTTCTTCCACGGGACCGACTGGAGGGGCGTGACGTTCGCGGAGTTCCGCGAGAGGCTGGGCGCCCACGTCGAGTGGCACGGGGGCGGCAAGCCGAAGAAGGCGCTAGGATGGAGGACGCTGAGGGAGCACCGCGCGGCGCTGGGCTACGCGGCGTAG
- a CDS encoding discoidin domain-containing protein — protein sequence MDGWGNLVKSPYTSGDPYTGISRMYLKFKSQLMPYIYTSAASASNIDTGNGDEGLPMIRAMFLYDDSDYAASTATQYQYLFGDSFLVALVYQDTAADDAGNDIRNNIYLPGDADQVWIDYFTGEQYSGGQVLNNFDAPLWKLPLFVKGNAIIPMYEPNNNPVVPSDTNPEGLDKTRRTTEFFAIAGDGSYTSYEDDGASIKNDTDESDGAYGTIDNISYGDHVSTSYSSHVGEDGTATFTIDASTGGYDGYDSNRASTFVVNVSQEPDTIVARNGDAELTQIAVSSKDEFDAVEPAASEAVVFYDEAPNLNATPSDEDFSNTEITTTPKLYVKFAMTDVQQNAQILTLTGFVNDGEISADTLNEHLDAPENLTDTSSTPTSISLAWDEVRAGESDENSESATSYELLIDGQIFNVGSATDFVHEDLAYNSTHTYQVRARNANGYSVWSPEQSFASKPDPWRNAPVPVAADWDGGYYSNSVESRAFDHSVDDNLFHTDSNAIDHALTLDYGSAYEFNTFEYYPRANAGNGTVTKMKIETSLDGNHWAEQTVEWEKSSDVKTVDLGTHFSSRYVKLTPLASVGGYFSASELAFYKKDGTSGYEVGSLDHHESVTDTDYGNLSQVIGKENRDPHADDFKTNVSNRSVDFNGNGVYDVYDLSFTMTKLDGGTQKKGEIGGELAVIPSSTAVKVGDVITVDLYADGVQNANALGALVNFNSSQFEFVAGSVAQSPHISGMENRSIAVTDFTDGMQTVNLAFANRGDKALYNGSGMVASFQLRAKADGDVALPSTTYLVGPGFDYVEDSSDGSVEFPDVPEPTAAEYAQDAFDITMTNDERTTDDGTNVTKLIQ from the coding sequence ATGGACGGCTGGGGCAACCTGGTCAAGAGCCCGTACACGAGCGGCGACCCCTACACGGGCATCTCGCGTATGTACCTCAAGTTCAAAAGCCAGCTCATGCCCTACATCTACACGAGCGCCGCGAGCGCGTCCAACATCGACACGGGCAACGGCGACGAGGGCCTGCCCATGATCCGCGCCATGTTCCTCTACGACGACTCCGACTACGCGGCGAGCACCGCCACGCAGTATCAGTACCTGTTCGGTGACAGCTTCCTCGTGGCCCTGGTGTACCAGGACACTGCCGCTGACGATGCCGGCAACGACATCCGCAACAACATCTACCTGCCCGGTGACGCGGACCAGGTCTGGATCGACTACTTCACCGGCGAGCAGTACAGCGGTGGCCAGGTGCTCAATAACTTTGACGCCCCGCTGTGGAAGCTCCCGCTGTTCGTCAAGGGCAACGCGATCATCCCCATGTACGAGCCGAACAACAACCCCGTGGTCCCCTCGGACACCAACCCCGAGGGCCTGGACAAGACGCGGCGCACCACGGAGTTCTTTGCCATCGCGGGCGACGGGTCCTACACCTCCTACGAGGACGATGGCGCATCCATCAAAAACGACACGGACGAGTCCGACGGGGCCTACGGCACGATCGACAACATCTCCTACGGCGACCACGTGAGCACGAGCTACAGCTCTCACGTGGGCGAGGATGGTACCGCGACCTTCACCATCGATGCCTCCACGGGCGGCTACGACGGGTATGACTCCAACCGCGCGAGTACCTTCGTGGTCAACGTGTCCCAGGAGCCCGATACGATCGTTGCCAGAAACGGCGATGCCGAGCTTACGCAGATCGCGGTTTCCTCCAAGGACGAGTTCGACGCTGTCGAGCCGGCTGCGAGCGAGGCCGTCGTCTTCTATGACGAGGCCCCCAACCTCAATGCCACGCCCTCCGACGAGGACTTCTCCAACACCGAGATTACGACCACGCCCAAGCTCTACGTCAAGTTCGCCATGACCGACGTCCAGCAGAACGCCCAGATCCTGACGCTCACGGGCTTCGTCAATGACGGCGAGATTTCTGCGGACACCTTGAACGAGCACCTGGACGCGCCGGAGAATCTCACGGATACCTCCAGCACTCCCACGAGCATTTCGCTTGCTTGGGACGAAGTAAGGGCAGGGGAGAGCGACGAGAATTCTGAGAGTGCTACAAGTTATGAGCTCTTGATTGATGGCCAGATCTTCAACGTGGGAAGTGCGACTGATTTTGTCCACGAAGATCTCGCCTATAACAGCACGCATACGTATCAAGTTCGTGCGCGCAATGCCAACGGCTACTCCGTGTGGAGCCCGGAGCAGAGCTTTGCCTCCAAACCCGATCCTTGGCGTAACGCCCCGGTTCCCGTTGCAGCAGACTGGGATGGAGGCTATTACAGCAACAGCGTCGAGAGCCGCGCGTTTGACCACTCGGTCGATGACAATCTCTTCCATACCGATTCGAATGCCATTGATCATGCCCTGACACTTGATTACGGTAGCGCGTATGAGTTCAATACGTTCGAGTATTATCCGCGTGCCAATGCAGGAAATGGCACCGTTACCAAGATGAAGATAGAGACGAGCCTTGACGGCAACCATTGGGCCGAGCAGACGGTCGAATGGGAGAAGAGCAGCGATGTCAAGACCGTTGACCTGGGGACTCACTTCTCGTCGCGATATGTCAAACTGACTCCACTCGCAAGTGTGGGCGGTTACTTCTCAGCCTCTGAACTGGCCTTTTATAAGAAAGACGGAACAAGTGGGTATGAGGTGGGGTCCCTTGACCATCATGAGAGCGTAACCGACACCGATTATGGAAATCTGAGCCAGGTTATTGGCAAGGAGAATCGGGATCCGCATGCGGATGATTTCAAGACAAATGTCTCGAATCGTTCCGTCGATTTCAACGGCAACGGAGTCTATGACGTTTATGATCTCTCGTTTACGATGACCAAGCTTGACGGTGGTACCCAGAAGAAGGGCGAAATCGGCGGGGAGCTCGCCGTCATCCCCAGCTCCACCGCAGTCAAGGTGGGAGACGTCATTACGGTCGACCTCTATGCCGATGGTGTTCAAAACGCCAACGCGCTCGGAGCCCTCGTGAACTTCAACAGCTCCCAGTTTGAATTCGTGGCCGGAAGCGTCGCTCAGAGTCCCCACATCTCTGGTATGGAGAACCGTTCCATTGCTGTCACGGACTTCACAGACGGAATGCAGACGGTGAACCTTGCCTTTGCCAACAGGGGCGATAAGGCTCTGTACAATGGCTCGGGCATGGTCGCGAGCTTCCAACTCCGCGCAAAGGCCGACGGTGACGTTGCCCTGCCTTCGACCACCTATCTTGTCGGCCCCGGCTTCGACTACGTGGAGGATTCAAGCGACGGCAGCGTCGAGTTCCCCGACGTCCCCGAGCCCACGGCAGCCGAGTATGCCCAGGATGCCTTTGACATCACAATGACCAACGACGAGCGCACGACCGATGACGGCACCAACGTCACCAAGCTCATCCAGTAG
- a CDS encoding discoidin domain-containing protein, protein MTLPTTLRFSFKEPSKLDNVQIVNRPSGNGSVATMKATITFEDGTTQEFAGGDFDTRQSVYTLPVDESNKDKLVTNVNITPLAAAGTAAGDNPSNRMLTLREINFNYITGVDEVTGVRLGDNATSIYVGDLAPVTATVLPDTIDFPYFTVTSSDDSIASVTQAQSGDDVLNFVRGNAPGIVTITVASVLDSTKSASYELMVNEGVDVSALQAALHDAAVYSRYTYTEESYAALADAVQVGTELLASDEYTATDIAAATGDIRNAIDALVVKPLNEANLINTSADTDVTVIDATSEAGFEGNAKENVLDYDNGTLWHSDYLHSAGLPQSLTFDLGDTYDLTDVTFLPRQSNGKTDVLEVNAYVATNGDSEGLTRSKAQDDDGYTLLGTYTFEGGDGVSRAIFRRASFAPTAARYVRFEVTKDVNPTAASLSEIRFYGTKHEEPASVVKDDLQVLVDKITDENLVESDYTADSWTPFENALADAQRLLDTDDATQAEVDAATTALQAARDELIEDVAPPVENPDKSALQGLISKVSNLSAAGKPDDVVTEYRAALTNALAVLANGDATQVQINDAHTRLSTAASNLVAAPVEVDKSDLQPLIDVASNMSTEGMPADLVTEFQDALENAKAALADDDATEDEVNAAFVRLQKVMNEILLAGGGTDNGDGTNGGNGDNGGYDNGGGSHGGAGNKGDTNNGGKKPGVPNTGDATSLPLIIGIVVVGIAAVGAGIGLRLRNSRTPGKDSRHLKS, encoded by the coding sequence GTGACGCTGCCCACCACGCTGCGCTTCTCCTTCAAGGAGCCCTCTAAGCTCGACAACGTCCAGATCGTCAACCGGCCAAGCGGAAATGGTTCCGTAGCTACCATGAAGGCGACCATCACCTTCGAGGATGGCACCACACAGGAGTTCGCAGGCGGGGACTTCGATACGAGACAGAGCGTGTACACGCTCCCCGTGGACGAGTCCAACAAGGACAAGCTGGTCACCAACGTCAACATCACACCGCTTGCGGCAGCGGGAACGGCTGCTGGCGACAACCCCTCAAACCGCATGCTCACGCTGCGCGAGATCAACTTCAACTACATCACAGGAGTCGACGAGGTCACGGGCGTTCGGCTGGGTGATAACGCCACGAGCATCTACGTGGGCGACCTCGCTCCGGTCACCGCAACGGTCCTGCCCGACACGATCGACTTCCCGTACTTCACGGTCACCAGCTCCGACGATTCCATCGCGAGCGTCACGCAGGCACAGTCCGGCGACGACGTGCTTAACTTCGTGCGCGGCAACGCCCCTGGCATCGTGACCATCACGGTCGCCTCCGTGCTCGACTCCACCAAGAGCGCCTCCTATGAGCTCATGGTCAACGAAGGCGTGGACGTCTCCGCGCTCCAGGCGGCCCTCCATGATGCGGCCGTCTACTCTCGCTATACCTATACCGAGGAGAGCTACGCGGCGCTCGCCGATGCCGTTCAGGTCGGAACCGAACTGCTCGCCTCAGACGAGTACACGGCTACCGACATCGCGGCCGCTACGGGGGACATCCGCAATGCCATCGACGCCTTGGTGGTCAAACCCCTGAACGAGGCTAACCTGATCAACACGAGCGCCGATACGGACGTCACGGTCATTGACGCCACGAGTGAGGCTGGCTTTGAGGGCAACGCCAAGGAGAACGTGCTTGACTACGACAACGGGACCCTTTGGCACAGTGACTACCTCCACAGTGCGGGCCTTCCACAGAGCCTGACCTTCGACCTCGGTGACACGTACGACCTCACTGATGTCACGTTCCTCCCACGCCAGTCCAACGGTAAGACCGACGTCCTCGAGGTCAACGCATACGTGGCCACGAACGGCGACTCCGAGGGCCTGACCCGCTCCAAAGCCCAGGACGATGACGGATACACCCTCTTGGGAACTTATACCTTCGAGGGCGGTGATGGTGTGAGCCGTGCCATCTTCCGTCGTGCGAGCTTTGCCCCCACGGCCGCACGCTACGTGAGGTTTGAGGTCACCAAGGATGTGAACCCTACGGCCGCCAGCCTGTCCGAGATTCGCTTCTACGGTACCAAGCACGAGGAGCCTGCCTCGGTGGTCAAGGATGACCTCCAGGTCCTCGTCGACAAGATCACCGACGAGAACCTCGTCGAGTCCGACTACACGGCCGACAGCTGGACCCCGTTCGAGAACGCCCTGGCCGACGCCCAGCGCCTGCTTGACACCGATGACGCCACGCAGGCCGAGGTGGACGCCGCGACAACGGCGCTCCAGGCCGCTCGCGACGAGCTGATCGAGGACGTTGCCCCGCCCGTGGAGAATCCGGACAAGTCCGCCCTCCAGGGCCTGATCAGCAAGGTCTCCAACCTCTCGGCTGCGGGCAAGCCCGACGATGTGGTCACGGAGTACCGTGCGGCGCTCACCAACGCGCTGGCCGTTCTGGCAAACGGCGACGCCACGCAGGTCCAGATTAATGATGCCCACACGCGTCTGAGCACCGCCGCGAGCAACCTCGTGGCAGCGCCTGTCGAGGTGGACAAGAGCGACCTCCAGCCGCTCATTGACGTGGCTTCGAACATGAGCACCGAGGGTATGCCGGCGGATCTGGTTACCGAGTTCCAGGATGCGCTCGAGAACGCCAAGGCCGCCCTGGCCGATGACGACGCCACGGAGGATGAGGTCAACGCTGCCTTCGTGCGTCTCCAGAAGGTCATGAACGAAATCCTTCTGGCCGGTGGCGGCACCGACAATGGTGATGGCACCAATGGCGGAAACGGCGACAACGGCGGATACGACAACGGTGGCGGCTCCCATGGTGGTGCCGGCAACAAGGGCGATACCAACAACGGCGGGAAGAAGCCGGGCGTTCCCAACACGGGTGATGCCACCAGCCTGCCCCTCATCATCGGCATCGTGGTTGTGGGTATTGCAGCCGTAGGCGCGGGCATCGGTCTTCGTCTCAGGAATAGCCGAACGCCTGGTAAGGATTCTCGTCATCTCAAGAGCTAA